In Kwoniella dejecticola CBS 10117 chromosome 6, complete sequence, a genomic segment contains:
- a CDS encoding diphosphomevalonate decarboxylase: MVYAATATAPVNIACIKYWGKRDTKLILPTNSSLSVTLDQDHLRSTTTSRADESFEKGDRLWLNGKEEVVKPDGRLGVCITELRNWRSIEEEKDSSLPKLSQWPLRIASYNNFPTAAGLASSASGLAALVASLARLYQLPQTPSQLSLIARQGSGSACRSLFGGFVAWREGVKSDGSDSLAEEVAPQSHWPDMHAVICVVSDAKKGTSSTSGMQRTVETSTLLQERLRIVPGRMEAISTAIKEKNFEEFASITMKDSNSFHSVCLDTSPPIFYLNDVSKSIIAVIEELNRSSGKIIAAYTFDAGPNAVIYALKENIPKVLGAINRFFPTSEEPRDPFGIAAQDLPEGFDLKVVREGGWEKGAVKTLIHTRVGDGPRTLSKEESLLNDKGEPKVLAKA, encoded by the exons ATGGTCTACGCAGCGACAGCAACTGCTCCAGTCAACATCGCTTGTATAAA GTACTGGGGTAAACGAGATACCAAATTGATCCTACCTACCAACTCGTCCCTCTCTGTCACCCTCGACCAAGATCATTTGCGGTCAACTACCACCTCTCGCGCGGACGAGTCATTCGAAAAAGGCGATAGGTTGTGGTTGAACGGTAAAGAGGAGGTCGTCAAGCCTGACGGACGATTAGGCGTATGTATCACGGAGCTTAGGAACTGGAGAAGtattgaggaagagaaagactCGAGTCTGCCTAAG CTGTCGCAATGGCCTCTTCGAATCGCATCATACAACAACTTCCCCACCGCTGCCGGACTCGCCTCATCCGCTTCTGGTCTCGCCGCCCTCGTCGCATCCCTCGCTCGTCTGTACCAACTACCCCAAACTCCCTCTCAGCTCTCTCTAATCGCCCGTCAAGGATCCGGATCCGCCTGTAGATCATTGTTCGGCGGCTTCGTAGCCTGGCGCGAAGGGGTCAAGTCAGACGGCTCAGACAGTCTAGCAGAAGAAGTTGCTCCTCAGTCGCATTGGCCAGATATGCACGCTGTCATCTGTGTCGTATCCGACGCTAAGAAGGGCACATCAAGTACTTCGGGTATGCAACGGACCGTCGAAACGTCTACTCTCCTGCAAGAACGTCTTCGGATCGTACCTGGTCGTATGGAGGCTATATCTACCGCTATCAAGGAGAAAAACTTCGAAGAGTTCGCCAGTATCACAATGAAAGATTCCAATTCGTTCCATTCGGTTTGTTTGGATACTTCCCCTCCGATCTTTTACCTTAACGACGTCTCGAAATCGATCATAGCCGTCATCGAGGAGCTCAATCGATCCTCTGGGAAGATCATTGCTGCGTACACGTTCGATGCGGGACCCAATGCGGTGATCTATGCCTTGAAGGAGAATATCCCGAAAGTGTTGGGAGCGATCAATAGGTTTTTCCCGACTTCGGAAGAACCTAGAGATCCGTTCGGAATAGCTGCGCAAGATCTGCCGGAAGGATTTGATCTGAAGGTGgtgagagaaggaggatgggagAAGGGCGCGGTGAAGACGTTAATTCATACGAGAGTAGGAGATGGGCCTAGGACGTTGAGCAAGGAGGAGAGTCTGTTGAATGACAAGGGAGAGCCAAAGGTCTTGGCTAAGGCTTAA
- a CDS encoding nicotinate phosphoribosyltransferase, whose product MQDILHLPAEEVEIPFSILDTDLYKLTMQNAVLHHFHEAQVVIRFTNRSPHMLFNRECFDWVQQRVLRLSELKLRPAERIKLKEAYPWFPSKYLDYLENMQLDPVNQVKLSFHPKSDGGSLGEVGIEIKGPWRDTILYEVPIMSILSEGYFNFVDTDWDHEGQFELAKQKALALFSPPSPTTPLIFSEFGTRRRRSFRTQDTVIRGLIAGFEEYKAKGGNGGLLAGTSNVYLALKYGLKPAGTIAHEWIMAIGATYGYKGANGRAMDMWEEVYPPGPSGAPLTMLTDTYTAQAFFADFTSNPERAMRWPTLRQDSGDPFAFVKLAKENWKIIEDISGIKRDHENEIAKGKRVIFSDGLDIETALALQKGCDEIGMAAAFGIGTFLTNDFKKTTNPSEVSKPLNIVIKLNQINGKNCVKLSDDRGKYTGDVEEVRRAIDELGLPHEHEDKRRG is encoded by the exons ATGCAAGacatccttcatcttccggcCGAAGAGGTCGAgatacccttctccatcctcgACACGGATCTCTACAAG ctgacaatgcAAAACGCGGTCTTGCACCACTTCCACGAGGCCCAAGTGGTCATCCGCTTCACCAACAGATCACCGCACATGCTGTTCAACCGAGAGTGCTTCGATTGGGTACAGCAGCGTGTACTGC GTTTGAGCGAGCTCAAACTTCGACCTGCAGAGcggatcaagctgaaagaggCTTACCCATGGTTTCCCAGCAAATACCTCGACTACCTCGAGAACATGCAGCTAGATCCCGTCAACCAGGTCAAATTGTCCTTCCATCCAAAATCAGATGGTGGCTCTTTGGGGGAAGTTGGCATCGAGATCAAGGGACCGTGGAGAGATACCATCTTGTATGAAGTGCCTATCATGTCCATTC TGAGTGAAGGATACTTCAACTTCGTAGATACTGATTGGGATCATGAGGGCCAATTCG AGCTTGCAAAGCAGAAAGCGCTCGCTCTTTTCTCGCCGCCTTCACCTACAACAccattgatcttctcggaaTTCGGTACCAGACGACGAAGATCCTTCCGAACGCAGGACACAGTGATAAGGGGTCTGATCGCTGGATTCGAAGAGTATAAAGCGAAAGGTGGCAATGGAGGCTTATTGGCTGGAACTAGCAAT GTGTATCTCGCCTTGAAATACGGATTGAAACCCGCCGGGACCATCGCGCACGAATGGATCATGGCTATAGGCGCTACTTACGGATACAAGGGCGCCAACGGAAGAGCGATGGACATGTGggaggagg TCTACCCACCTGGACCAAGTGGCGCACCTCTGACCATGTTGACAGACACATACACTGCTCAAGCGTTCTTCGCCGATTTCACCTCTAACCCAGAGAGAGCTATGAGATGGCCCACTCTGCGACAAGACTCGGGGGATCCCTTCGCCTTTGTGAAACTCGCGAAagagaattggaagatcatcgaagacaTTTCGGGCATAAAACGAGATCACGAGAATGAGATCGCGAAAGGCAAACGGGTCATCTTCAGTGATGGTTTAGACATAGAAACGGCTCTTGCCCTGCAAAAGGGGTGCGACGAGATTGGGATGGCAG CCGCATTTGGAATCGGAACTTTCCTCACTAacgatttcaagaagacCACGAACCCCTCGGAAGTGTCAAAACCGCTCAATATcgtgatcaagctgaatcagATCAACGGGAAGAACTGCGTCAAATTGTCAGATGATAGGGGAAAG TATACTGGagatgtcgaggaggtgAGAAGAGCAATAGACGAATTGGGATTACCCCACGAGCACGAAGACAAGCGAAGGggatga